tGGGTTGAAAATTAAGTTACCAAATGAGAGCAGAGAGAGACTTCATGCATTTAGAGAATAGATCAAATATATAATAAAAGAAACAGCTTCTCTAGGTCATAGTGAAATAAGAGAGTTTGGAATATCTTTTGAGGTTTTTGGTACTTTGTTttacggaatgtcatgtggtgggccttggagaaacacaaagtcccaacaaagtaaattaacctcatcaaggacatgtacgataatgttgtgacaagtatTTGAACAAGCGATGGCGAGACTGATGACTTCCCGATCAAAATAGGACTGCAccaagggtcagctttgagcccttatcgtTTTGCTTtagtgatggatgaggtcacaaggagatatcccatggtgtatgctctttgcggatgatatggtgctagtcgatgatagtcggacgggggttaacagaaagttagagctatggagacaaaccttggaatcggaaggttttaggcttagtagaactaaaactgagtacatgaggtgcagtttcagtactactaggcacgaggaggttagccttgatgggtaggtggtacctcagaaggacaccttccgatatttggggtcaatgctgcagaaggatggtgatatcgatgaagatgtgagacatcggatcaaagccggatggatgaagtggtgcCAAGCTTTTGGCGTTCTCTGTGacaagagtgccacaaaagctaaaaggcaggttCTATAGGACGGCAATTCGCCCCACAATGTTGTATGGcgttgagtgttggccgactaaaaggcgacatgttcaacagttaggtgtagcGGAGATgcacatgttgagatggatgtgtggccacacaagaaaGAATCGGGTCTGGAATGATGATATAGGGGATTGAGTTGGGCTAGCACTGACTGAAGAGAAGCTTGTTCAACATCTTCTGAGATGGTTTGGACATATTCaatgcaggcctccagaagctccaatgCATAGCAGACGGCTAAAATGTGCTGACGATGTCAAGAGAGGTTGGGGTAGATCAAACTTGACAcgggaggagtccgtaaagagagatctgaaggactggaatatcaccaaagaactagccatggacaggggtgcgtggaagctagctatccatgtgccagaaccatgagttggtttcgAGATattatgggtttcagctctagcctaccccaacttgtttgggactaaaggctttattgttgttggtggtggtaCTTTGTTTTATGGAAACAACAAAACTGGAAACCTACTAGATTATGCTAAATAAAGCCTgaaacaaagaaaaaggaaaagaaaagagataaCAAAGTAGGCTGCTCAAGTAGCAACCACACAAATTCCAAATGTACTTCCATTATAGCATTGTTTTTGTGTTTAGCTTCACTAATGCAAAATCCATAGAAACACGCAAGACACGTAAGGTAGAAGCCAACATATCTAGATTCCAAAAGTATTGTGCTCCTGTAACAAGTCAGTGGGCCGGCGGATCAAGGTGGAGGGTCGGTGAATCGGGGTGGAGCAGAGGTGGAGGGCCAGTGGATAGGCGCGGAGCAAAGGCCGGCTAGGCGAAGCAGAAGCCGGCAGGTCGATTGTTTGGCAGTGTGCAGTGGCATGTGGTAGAGGCATTGACTAAGGGGAGCAGCACGTGGCGTGCGCGGAAGCAGCAGCGACCAGAGGCAGGCACGCGTGTGGACATGAGAAGAAATCAGCAGCAAGCCAAGAGGATTATGGCGGCGCAAGATTGGATGGAGCGATTTTTTTTTATAcctaggctctaataccatgttatgGATGCACCTTATCTCGATTGCATAGCCCAagaggcatatatatatatatattacacaagACTTGGGGTACAAGGAAAGAGACGTAGCCTAATAAGAACTCCTAGACCAATACTAATACTACTTAACAGGTCTGTCCTTTATATAGGAAAATCGGGAGCAATACAAGACCAGTTAGTTAAGCAAGAAATATTACAAAATATTATAAGCCATCAGTATATTAGAGGAGGCATGTATCTATTGTTGAGGAAGCAAAGAATCAACACAAAAAATTAGTGTTCAATATTTGTTAGTTTCATTTCTCTCTTGGACCTAATATCATTTACATTATGATATAACAACCATTACATTTCTTTACCAATGTAACACCCCATTGGTACTGAAAATGTTGGGCATACAACTGCTTCAAGCTATAGAAGACGGTACTAGGCTATGTTCATACAACTGCTTCAAGCTATAGAAGACAGTACTAGGCCACTGATTTTTTTTAAGAACCTTTTTAACACTATGCGGTTTCCGCTATGAGCTTACAAAAACAAAGTGGGCGCAATCAATAATATGAACAACCTGCACAGATATTCGTGATACTCAACCGATAATTTTCAGAGTAAGCAGAAAGCCACAAACTACTGAACATAAACAAGAATGTTTTATTAATGAACAAAAACCAGAGTGGTTTATTGATGGAAAGGCATACCATTAGTTCTTTCGTTCTTGGATGCTTCTTCGTAGAAAAAAGAACACCTGCATAATAGGTTATTACTCAATGCAGAGGAGAAAAACTGCTAATCATAGaaaaagaacaacaagctactCTTTTACTATATGATATGTGAGATGAACATTTCAAGTTCAATTCATGATGTAAGATACCATTGTGATTGGACACAGTAATTGATGGCCTGATCCAATAGGGGCACCTATGAAGGCGAAATCCCCTAAGCATGCACCTGGAAAGTGTGGCACATGCTTAATCATTTACAAATGAGATACATGCAGATCATACTGAAATCATGGAGGAAGTAGTGTGAACACCTGCGAGGCGGCTGATTTTCACCATTGAAGTAAGTTAAGATACGCTCAAAGTACTTCACATATCTCTGTAATTTTTTCCAGCAAATTAAGAATAATGCATTGTTATATAAATAAATTAAAATAATCCAAGGGTTACTCACAATCTGGCTTGGAAGAATAAGCCCTTTTCCATCTACACATCTTTTCTGGTTGTAGTATTCAATGGACTCCTCCGCAGTAGGAAAGAACTGTCCATACATATGATGCACAAGCTTCCAATCTTATTAACCCTCAAAATTGGTAGGAGAATTGGCATGGCTAATTTTAATTAGCATGTAACGCAAATACTGATTTTACCTTTAGGTATACTAGAAGGCTGGAGATCATCAACCCTGTTCTTGCTTTCCCAGCTTTGCAATGGACAACCACCACATTTTCTATGTCTTCCTTCAGCCATGAGTATGCACTTTGGCAAAATGATATGACAAGTTGTATCGGAGGACAATTATGATCGTCAAAAGGAAAGCATGCAACCTAAAATATACACATCAAATATGAATATTGAACAAAAATGATTATTTCATTATCAAACTGTGTGAAGGAAACTGAAGCAAGTGATTGGAAATTTTCAAATTATTTCTTGGTGGTGACAGGACAGGGACATAAACAGATATATAAGCTGCCCATACCTTTCCCTCAAAAAGAGATGCATCATACAGCCTTTCTGAGCAAAGGTTATACACCTTATATTTCCCCTGTAACATAATAATAAATATAGAGGTTAAAAGGCACAAATAGTTCAAGTAACATTTGTAACTGAACTTTGTAATTGATGTAAACGAAGATCAACTAGAAAACGTAATTGTCCTCCAATGACATTTAACTAAAATTTAACTACCCCAACGACATGTCACGAGATCTACCGAACTTCAAGAAACATGTGTTATAGGTTTGATCCACAGGAGTCCTTAACTGCAAAACTTCCAGTAGTATTGCACATTGGTAAAAATAGAGAAGATAGGTCTAACAATGCATAGAAGcaaaatatcatagatgaattacCACCCTCAAGCAAATGAAAAAGGCATTCATCACCTTAACAAAGATATGCATTGTACAACAGATGAAAAGGTTAACTTGCACATTCATCATAATAGAAATGCTAAAACCCATTGCTTTTATGCGACGCTTTGGCGTCAGGGTGCCCCCCAAGTCCAGGGCGTCGAACCGCCTTTGACATCTACGAAAGGCATCCGCCTTGTCCATGTAATAGATATGTGTActtcctcctttatataggggtatATTTGCTGGCCCGTAGCAATACGGGGTCCAGTGGAGGATGCCGTCACGGCTGCTTCATTAGATGACTGACACCCAGGCAGCTGCCTCACCGGACTGCATCGCCTCTACTCTCTACTGTCGCCTCCACTGTCTCGCCTTGGTCTCCTATGGCCTGATAGTGGAGTATGCTGCTGTTGCTCCCAAGGTAGTAGCACCTCATGCACCGCAGCCTGCTCGGCTCTCCAACTCGGCATGGCCTCCAATAGTGAACAAGAGAGCATTTGTTACCAACATGTCAGCAAAAGGCAAgtccgctgctgctgctgccaatAGTTCCAAGCAAATTGTTGCCATGTTTCGAAGAACACCTGAGGATCTTGTAGATGAAAGGCGCTTTTGGTGTTCTCAAAGCACTATGGAGTCCAGCACAAAGACTAAGGAAGAGAGGCACTATGTGAATGTGCAGTGAGCATTTGTTCTTCTGTGAGTGTGGCATACCATTTAATGCTACAAGCAGTAGACAATTTGAGATTGCAATTGAAGCCCCTTGCCAATATGGTTCAGGGTACAAGCCTCCTAGTGCCTATGAACCAAGACCTGAGAGAGAGCCATTGCTTAATGATTGTGTCAAGGAAACAAGTAGGGGGCAACATGAGGCAGCATGGAAATAATAGAGAAGGAAACTCATGTCGGATGGCTGGTTGGATAGAAGGGAGCGCCATTTGATTAACTTCCTTGTTAATAAATAATCCGGAGGACACTTCTTGGAGTTGGCTGATGTGTCGCTTAATCCGGGCGTTGCATGTTGCATTGTAGCTCAAATAAATAGAGGAAAACGGGGTAGAGAAGTCGCAAGTACGCACATGGCGCAAAACATTGTCTGTGTGTGtgcgagatagagttggggtaacaccaattgaagagaagcttgtccaacatcgtatGAGATGGTtcgggcatattcagcgcaggcctccagaagctccagtgttTAGCGGACGGCTAAAGTGTGCGGAGattgtcaagagaggtcggggtagaccgaatttgacatgggaggagtccgttaagagagacatgaaggattggagtatcaccaaagaactagctatggacaggggtgcgtggaagcttgctattcatgtgccagagccatgagttggtcgcgagatcttatgggtttcacctctagcctaccccaacttgtttgggactaaaggctttgttgttgttgttgttgttgttgttgttgttgttgttgttgttgttgttgttgttgtgtgttgaGTTCATCATGCTCAGCTCCCGTAAGCTCTTCTGGccgacaattggcatcagagccttgtTAACCGGTGACCGGTGGACATGTCGAGCAGCGGAGGGCAGACAAACTCTCCCTCCCATGCCTCCAAGTCGCAGCCACTGAGGCCACGGGACGTGAGCCGCGACCACAGCCGAGTGCGGCAAGGGGGGAGCTGGTCATGCAGCAGGTCGTCCGGGAGATCGGCGGCGGCAGCAGTGGACTCTCCTTTCCCATGCTGAACATGGCAAACTACACCGACTGGCCCTGGTCACAGGTGAATATGCAAGCGCCTCTGGAACGCCATCGAGGATGACGACATCCCGCGCCGTGAGGATCAGCAGGCGATGGTGGCGCTCCTAGCACTTTTAGGCTGCCACGGCGCCATTTCGGTTTTTTCTTTATTTCCCGTTTCTGTTAGAGCTTAGCTCGGGTTTCTAACAAACTTTGAGCGAGTCTTGTACTCAAGCACGATTCATTCGTGGGATAGAACGAACGCCACGGATCGTGGGCATTGCAGCTCAAATAGATAgaggagaaagaaacagagaaattgcAGGTTTGCACGCGGCGCAGAACATTCACTTCATCGTGCTCAGCTCCGGTGAGCCCTACCAGCCAACAGTAAAGAGAAAATGATGATGCCTTAGTTGTGAAGCTAAGGAGCTGCTTTAATGATGCACTTGCAAAAATGGTACTTGATGTCAATCTTCAAAACAAAGTTGATCAACATGGGGAAAGGAAACCCTCGTGAGTCATGTTGAATGCAGCATGTTAATTTTTGCAAGGTAATTCCAGCAATGTAATTTATAGACAGACTCTTCatatatgtttatttttacatgttAATTGTTTGGTGGTGTGCATATTGTGGTCAGACCATTGAGCTACAAAGGTTTGAAAAGCGTATTGTTAGTCTTTGTGTTTCATCATTTGGCTGTGACAGAAATCGGAGCACATTTGAATTTGCGAGTCAACTAGTAAACTCTCTGTATTTATTCAATAGTAATTTCAGCAAGCTAGTTATTCATTTTATTTGCTATTTGTAGATCCATATAAAGAAAGGAAACACGTTACAATGGAAAAGAATGAATGATGTGTCTTTGTTTCATACAACCAGAAGATGCATAGGTTTCAAAAGAGGTGTGTGAAGGCGGGCGACAAAAGCTGAGGTTTTTGATTGGGGCAATGAATGGGTTGACGCAACAATGTCACCACCAAAGGTGCTCGAGGGTGTCCTGATGACATTACATGGGAGGATGTTGGTGTGGCTATTGGTGCATCTTCGAACCTTTCGAGGTCGCAATCTTCCTAGGACAGCTATTACACTTCATAGGGGGGCGTCAAGTGTCTGTGTGGCATACATAAGGCAGCACAAGAGACCTACACCAACACGGCCAACAATTCTTGCAAAAGATGAGGAAGAGGAGTTAGAGCAATACTCAAGTACCCCCAACACAGAGGAGGATGATTGAGACTGTGATTGATGATGATAGTGTGAGCAATGATGACGATCCAACCAATGTTGACCAAGATGGTGGAGAAAACACCAATGTCACCATGGATGAGTTATATGATGGTTATTGAGACTTGGAGATGAAAGTTGAGAGTTGAGAGACATGAGAGAGTTGACAAGCCTTAAGCCTTTTGCTATGCTGGTATTATGTGGACGTTTTTTATGCCATTGTAGTAATGTTTTAAGAATCACCGaggaactagccatggacaggggtgcgtggaagtttGCTATCcttgtgccagaaccatgagttagttgcgagatcttatgggtttcacctctagcctaccccaacttgcttgggactaaaggctttgttgttgttgttgctgttgttgtagtGATGTTTAAGAATCAGGATTCATGACTAATGTCATGTGGTTAACTGGTTGTGCAATATATCATGCACTGCAGTCATGCTACTTATCTTGTTTTTCACTTTTGCAGTTTTGCTCACGCTTAGTTCTCTGTTTTTTCATTATTTGTGGACAAGTTATTAAGTTATAACatatttgttcatgttcatgccaCTTTCTGTTTTGGAGAAGAGCAAGTGCAAAGAGGATGGGAGGGATGGATGCTATGTGGGCTCTACAACCAGCAATTTCAAGGTGTGTATCTACCAAATTCTTCTCTACTCTGCTGCTCATAGTAGTTCAGAATTGTCTAATTGTGTCGCCTCACCTTACGCTTTAAGCGACTAAAAGGTGAGGCGGTACTAGGGCGCCTCGcctcgccttaccgccttaaaaacatTGATCAAACCCCTTGATGTAGATACTTGAGGTGAACAAGTTATCAACTGTTCTGGCGCTAGTGTCTTCGAGAAGTTATTCCTGTGTCATATTCAGAGGGCATGCCTACACTGAAGCAAGCTGCTTCTTTTTGCGAGAAAGAGAAGCGAACTCATGTTATTAAGTTAGTGCAGCATGGTCAAGGTAGCAAGAAACATATGGAAGCATAAACAAGTAAATATCAGACATATCTGTAAGGCACTCTTAAACACCTGAAATTTATCATGTATGTTAAGAAACTTAATAGATAGCAAAAGCTACCTTGTGATGCATTTCAAAGAACCTGATGACTTCCTCCATGTGGTTGCGATAAAAGCCCTGCAATAGAGGTATTGACGTGTTTAATTCTAGAGACAATACAAAGGAGCTCCAACTTCAAAGTGTGACACTGACCTCAAAATATCCGAAAATCCCTGAGCTCAAATCACCGGCAGGAAAACCCATAGCAATTATGTTCTCTGTAATATATGTCATGTCTAAATCAAATCCTCCTTCCTATTATAAGAACGAGAAATTTGTCAACATCTATTGTCTTGCTGCTATGGCCACAAAAGCTAAATTATTAAGTGAAACCATCCTGCCTACTGTTTTTCGTATAGTTTCTAAGGTGTTCGAGAAAATAACTGACTAGCAAGGATCTTCTGAAGATAATCACACAGATCATTACTCTAATTCTCCAAAATAGTAAAGTTTGACCCTCCTCTCCATATAGCATTCTTGATTGTCCTTGCTATTATCAACATAGCAAAAGACTGATGAATTATCATAATCATGAGGCATGACACTGCTTACCGAACCCAGCTAAGAACATGCAAATATGAACCTTGAACCAAACGACATGTGACTTGTGAGAAGATGCATGCTAAATATGAACACATATTAATGTCTAAAACCTCCTAACATGGATGACTTGGTGCTGGAAGAAGGCATTTTCAACGACACACACCATCATTTTTCATAAGTCAGAAGCGAGCAATGGAGCAAACATAGCATTCAAGGAATTGTGTGCGGACTATTAGAGTTTCCATGATGAAAGAGGAACAAAATTGTTGCTCAATTAGAGGCATGTATGCTTGTCCTGATCATGTTAGTGCAATACTATGAGAACTGAAAAATAAAAGAAATGCGTTTGAAAGATATAAAGGTTCACCCAAGATTTCATATTCGAACACCTATAAATGTACCTGATATCGTCTCTTATTCTGTGAGACCATGTGGCGAGCCTTAACTTGCACTGCCTTAACAGCATTCTTAGAGGaatccacaatgcctcttgtcAAGGAACCAAAAACACCAGCTTGTGCAGTAGTTGGGGTTGTGCTGCCTTCAGCACTCTCATCTTGCTGTGGATCTTTTGGAGACAGCCGCAATCCAAGGCCACTAGCGAGACGGGAAACGGTATTTTTACCTGTTGGTGATTCTTGACCTGAAGAAGGCTGAGGGATTTTCAGATTTTTCGCCCAGGAAGATAAGCCTGATGTAGAAAACATGGATGATGGTGCCTCGCGTCCTGCAGCATCTTGTGTGGTGGCAGAGGTTGGAGCAGAAGGAGATGAAGGGGCAACAGGATTTGGACTGGCAGCCTGTGTCGCGGAATCATTTGAAAGAGCACGTGGAACAGGATCAGCAGTAGTAACGGCAGGAAGTGGAGATGAATCCTGGTTATCCATAGGAGTATCAGACGGGGGGAGAGATGGCTTGACTTGTTGTTGTTCCATGATTGACTAACGGAGTTTATTAATCTCAGGTGAACGAATGACAAGCCTCATCTGCAAGACCATCATCATAAGAAAGCAGCTCAATCTGCAAGTGCAAATCATGTCCTCGACTAACTGCATATATTTATTTACACGGAATTTGAGTGCATAACTACAATTTCACTCTTAACAAGCGCAAAAGATCTCATTCTAAACAATATGTTATGTTGCATCAACACATCAGCCAagcaatgtatcactttacacatTCACATATCTAACAAAAGACAACTTAGAATAATTATCATCTTATCGATATCACTGATTACTTGCAACTGGGCAGGTTATTCCACATGTACAAGAACTGAAAATACAAATGAGAGCTCGTCCACACTAAAACTAACACAGGAACAAGAACCGCAACCTGAGCTACCACGGCAGCCAGACACGTAGTTAACAAGAATCTTTAAGCCTAACAAGAAACTCACGACGAGCTCGGACAAAGCAACGTGTGAAAGAACCGCTCTGAAGGGGATCTCTCGGGTCGGCTACGGACTCAAGAACTTATAATAGATGAGAAGCGGAGGTTGTGGCCTGGCCT
This window of the Triticum aestivum cultivar Chinese Spring chromosome 5D, IWGSC CS RefSeq v2.1, whole genome shotgun sequence genome carries:
- the LOC123119935 gene encoding phosphatidylinositol 3,4,5-trisphosphate 3-phosphatase and protein-tyrosine-phosphatase PTEN2A, translating into MEQQQVKPSLPPSDTPMDNQDSSPLPAVTTADPVPRALSNDSATQAASPNPVAPSSPSAPTSATTQDAAGREAPSSMFSTSGLSSWAKNLKIPQPSSGQESPTGKNTVSRLASGLGLRLSPKDPQQDESAEGSTTPTTAQAGVFGSLTRGIVDSSKNAVKAVQVKARHMVSQNKRRYQEGGFDLDMTYITENIIAMGFPAGDLSSGIFGYFEGFYRNHMEEVIRFFEMHHKGKYKVYNLCSERLYDASLFEGKVACFPFDDHNCPPIQLVISFCQSAYSWLKEDIENVVVVHCKAGKARTGLMISSLLVYLKFFPTAEESIEYYNQKRCVDGKGLILPSQIRYVKYFERILTYFNGENQPPRRCMLRGFRLHRCPYWIRPSITVSNHNGVLFSTKKHPRTKELMPEDFWFSAPKKGIMVFALPGEPGLAEVAGDFKIQFHDRQGDFYCWLNTTMMENRVTLNPTDFDDFDKRKLPSPGFQVEIVLVDYSGSQPPKQKPADGSADKKSDADSSTSSSAKDSNAAPVESKKETGSDDKDDVFSDNEAEDGSSKGRKEVSSSGQGGANGAKASETSVAQQEPSAVASGIEKITISGDQGIARAADAISLKTEASSKSGSTKAHPPAVESSSLSEFKAIAADASVFSFGDEDDYESE